The nucleotide sequence TGAGATGCGCAAGGCCTACGACATCCCCGAGCCGATCGACGACAACGAGCTCGAGGAAGAGGTCGAACTCATCTGGGCCATGCATTCGGGCGTGTTCTACATCGGGATGCGCAAATGGGTCTACGCCCTGTCGATTCCCAAGAACCTCGACCGTGTGATCGACATGCGCGTGGACGCCTTCCTGCTCGGCGCGCCCCAGGTGCTGAAGCTGTCACGAGAAGCTGCCAGGTCAGCCACAAAGGAAGCTGCGTCCGCGGCCGATCTCGTGGGATCAGACACCTCGGCTTAGAACCGCATCGAAGCCGCGTCGCCAGTCCCGGAACGCGCCCCGCTTCCCAGGCTTGGCGGTTTTTTGCCGCGCCGGCCTACCGAACGTCCCAACCCCGCATGCGCTCCCACGCCCTGCGCATGCCCTCGACCAGCGCATCCATCTGCTCGCCCACCGTGGTCTCCCGCTCGATGCCGAACACGCTCTGGCCGGCCGCCTCGTAGATCAGGCGCGCGTCGTCGAACTCGTGCATCGAGGCGAACACGTCGCCGGTGAGCGCCTGCTGCAGCGGCATGCCCAGCGGCACCGGCGCGCCGGGCTCGTTCCAGGCATCGATCCAGTCGCTGCGCACCACGCGGCAGGGCTTGCCGCTGTGGGCGCGCGTGATCAGGGTGTCCTCGCTGCCGCTGGCGATGAGCCGTTGCAGCAGCGCGGGTGGCGTGTGGTTCTCCTTCGCGCCCATCCACAAGGTGCCGAGCCACGCGCCCTGCGCGCCCATGCCCAGCACGCCCAGCACCTGCGCGCCGGTGGCGATGCCGCCGGCCGCCAGCACCGGCACCTCGCCGGCTTCGGCGATGACCTGCGGCAGCAGCGACAGCGTGCCGACCGTGCCGGTGTGGCCGCCCGCGTCGTAGCCCTGCGCCACCAGCACCTCCACGCCCATGTCGAGCGCCTTGCGCGCATGCCGCACCGAGCCGACCAGCGAGAAGGTGAGCTTGCCGCGCGCCTTCGCGCGCTCGATGAGGTCGGCGCGCAGGCCGATGGCCGTGGCCACGCCGCGCGCGTCGGAATCGAGCACGGCCTCGATCTGCGCATCGAACAGCGCCCGGGTGCGCACCTGGCTCGTGAAGAAGCTGGGCCGCTGCGGCGGCTTCACCTGGAAGCGGTCGCGCAGGCCATCGACGAAGGCCACGTGCGGCGCGGGAAGTTGCGCGCGCACGCTCTCGATGCTCGCGGCCTCGTCGGGCACCTGCGAGGGCAGCATCAGGTCGATGCCCCAGGGCAGGCCCGCCATGCGTTCGCTGGCCTCGGCCAGGATGTGCGGGATCTCGTGCGGCAGCTCGCGCGCGAGTCCCAGCACCGGGAAGCCGCCCGCCCGCGCGATGGCGGCGCAGACGTCCACCGAGTGCGAGAAGCCGAAGATCGGATGGCGGATGCCCAGCCGCTCGCACAGCGGCGGCCGCACGGGCGATGGGCGCGCGGCGCTCATTGCGCTTCGATGCCCGCGGTCTTGATGACCTTGCTCCACTTGTCGTATTCGCTCGCGATGAAGGCGTCGAACTGCTTCGGCCCCCGCGGCGCCACCTCGAGGCCGAGCACGTCGAGCTTGGGCTTCATCGCGGGATCGGCCAGGATCTCGGCCACGTCGGCCGACAGCCTGGCGACGATGGCGTCGGGCGTCTTCACCGGCGCGACGAAGCCGAACCACGTGCCCACGTCGTAGCCCTTCAGGCCCGTGGCCTCCGCCACCGTGGGCGTGTCGGGCAAGGCGGCGGAGCGCTTGCTCGTGGTGACGGCCAGCGGCCGCAGCTTGCCGGTCTTGATGTGCGGCACGGCCAGCGCCACGGTCAGCGGCATCATCGTCACGCGGCCCGCGAGCAGGTCGCCGAGCGCATCGGGCTGGCCGCGATAGGGCACGTGCGTGAGCTTGATCTCCGCGCTCTGCGCCAGCAGTTCGCCCGACAGGTGGTTGGAGGTGCCCACGCCG is from Variovorax paradoxus and encodes:
- a CDS encoding nitronate monooxygenase; this encodes MSAARPSPVRPPLCERLGIRHPIFGFSHSVDVCAAIARAGGFPVLGLARELPHEIPHILAEASERMAGLPWGIDLMLPSQVPDEAASIESVRAQLPAPHVAFVDGLRDRFQVKPPQRPSFFTSQVRTRALFDAQIEAVLDSDARGVATAIGLRADLIERAKARGKLTFSLVGSVRHARKALDMGVEVLVAQGYDAGGHTGTVGTLSLLPQVIAEAGEVPVLAAGGIATGAQVLGVLGMGAQGAWLGTLWMGAKENHTPPALLQRLIASGSEDTLITRAHSGKPCRVVRSDWIDAWNEPGAPVPLGMPLQQALTGDVFASMHEFDDARLIYEAAGQSVFGIERETTVGEQMDALVEGMRRAWERMRGWDVR
- a CDS encoding tripartite tricarboxylate transporter substrate binding protein; the protein is MTLKGTLLAALFAVQSLAMTAPAFAQGDYPSKPIRIIVPFTAGGVVDSIARLVGERLSAKYGQPVIVENRTGAGGSIGTDYVAKAAPDGYTLLCVSPGHAVTPSLIKGVAWNPVRDFRAIEGFGVIPNVFVVPTEVPAKTMAELVAMAKKANPPLTYATAGVGTSNHLSGELLAQSAEIKLTHVPYRGQPDALGDLLAGRVTMMPLTVALAVPHIKTGKLRPLAVTTSKRSAALPDTPTVAEATGLKGYDVGTWFGFVAPVKTPDAIVARLSADVAEILADPAMKPKLDVLGLEVAPRGPKQFDAFIASEYDKWSKVIKTAGIEAQ